From Thunnus maccoyii chromosome 21, fThuMac1.1, whole genome shotgun sequence, the proteins below share one genomic window:
- the LOC121888558 gene encoding polycystic kidney disease 1 like 1-like, with translation MECLHFCDKYITCRPCNLFCPLAVRIHAAQQAYPTNTDITFLVVADVPVPVEFLWYFGDSKSARTTSKTITKRYYTPGRYDVVVVVSGGRISLTSEVFPLVIQRAVKLNRLVHRASVLQNHTVTLRCRVNVGTDVIFLWSFGDGPTRLGQSTEQHIFHETGEFTVEVIVSNLVSSASLSSHIFVVDQPCQPPPVKNMGPLKLQVRRYEVIHLGVTYETEVDCDKSGGLNYTWALFDSAGQVFPLTLTNIHRQSLILPSHLLHYDAYTAIARVQVVGSVVYSNYSVRVQVIPSPPMASIQGGTNVFINIRNTTVVTLDGQRSYNPDFPMNPVSFSWACKPVSSVTGSCFNQHVTTSSSVLTFPASFLKLHDQFRFTLTISSGEHSASTETFLTVTSNVISALCEDRDVSRQNIQYTWSLYLVNALSKPVTEVPFCYTVDLSAPSTISEGPATSPQTPGTSTLHPPAADASHYTHTVPLSENASETAAKKQNPNVTDSETSLKKNRNMLHITGLTDPEPLLSSSPVNIRTAESGEPIHHPLGEFLEPLYSSTEYLPLTMVAARMMLSANSLLTQTPLLTGSFLFLSQRVVMWEMDWVRKNISETLAVTAAVNQNQIETESGLSALIDSDYDVPFLSTEEGDPGISAGRPTGVDDDTFSPEDDSVFDPASHVDEGSNLVDSRPSMVIQEPTLLDLPRGPVDRALFESYTYTGISSPLFSFRPFSPRPGSRYMLGVTAKSQSSFLGRTQIFLKTNPAPKGMTCQVQPIKGSELYTHFSIFCTSGKEDLLYEYSFSVGNRPPRILYQGRDFQYYFSLPSGDRSDDNKVTIYTKIRSSTYGTATKPCPVTVQVQPSFLRDSSSHHDPYLELSESGLRNLSALVQLGNSVEIRNYISLLSSILNRLSMDTKANTHAQRRICNILICTVCELESSEQVSMVDSIHILNNLLQVTSQVTLASARRVRAHIQAISEQFSESSVPVWYHLDQKTLNSLVTLLSYSLQAAVTGYDFTTNSADITQEMESDSFAGENTRNAIADRNGCISHSSSGVFIKTSISTKPAMRLVDDILQTASDLVRKNKHVSSHSLTFFALPFTYHKNPTSNAHLIMSPGVCYLALLNADFAKPPRHSHLSSQVNYSLTADSNLCLSWNGHQGAWTHIGCRTQQADTNTTVNCSCHQLRLLTVVQQQIQSSHDTVDLDPFLSTWSCTTQTSFCVTVLCVLVLCVCLYVPGLVVCRRADVISEENQRVHYLTDNSLCDPYLYAVTIHTGLYSAASMSAKLQTVLDHHVSQLLQFSPDIRGDVSLITGCFNTQDLRLNICLSDITLCPPSTHTLSPRPGQTEQQRQKNCSTPHCEISPL, from the exons atggagtgtttacatttctgtgacAAATACATAACATGTCGACCATGCAATCTGTTTTGTCCTCTAGCTGTGAGGATtcatgcagcacaacaagcttaTCCCACAAACACAGATATAACCTTCCTGGTTGTAGCTGATGTGCCAGtccctgtggagtttctctGGTACTTCGGAGACTCAAAATCCGCCAGAACCACCTCAAAGACCATCACCAAAAGATACTACACTCCCGGCAG GTATGATGTAGTCGTAGTCGTGTCTGGTGGTCGGATCTCCCTCACCTCTGAAGTGTTCCCGCTGGTCATCCAGAGAGCAGTAAAGCTCAACAGGCTTGTCCACCGGGCCTCTGTCCTGCAGAACCACACAGTGACGCTGCGTTGCCGGGTCAACGTGGGCACCGATGTCATCTTTCTGTGGAGCTTTGGAGACGGACCAACAAGGCTGGGACAGAGCACAGAGCAGCACATCTTCCACGA GACAGGTGAGTTCACAGTGGAAGTGATTGTATCTAACCTGGTGAGCTCTGCCTCTCTGAGCAGTCACATCTTTGTTGTCGACCAGCCATGTCAGCCTCCACCAGTCAAAAACATGGGGCCTCTCAAACTACAG GTGCGAAGATATGAGGTTATCCATCTGGGGGTAACCTATGAGACTGAAGTTGACTGTGACAAATCAGGAGGCCTTAACTACACCTGGGCCTTGTTTGACTCTGCAGGCCAGGTCTTCCCTTTGACtctcacaaacattcacagacaGAGCCTCATACTGCCAAGCCATCTCCTGCACTATGACGCCTACACTGCCATAGCCAGG GTTCAGGTTGTCGGCAGTGTGGTGTACAGTAACTACAGTGTGAGAGTTCAAGTGATACCCAGCCCTCCTATGGCGTCCATTCAGGGCGGCACCAACGTCTTCATTAACATCAGAAACACCACCGTGGTAACCCTAGACGGGCAGAGATCTTACAACCCTGACTTCCCCATGAACCCAGTCAG CTTCAGCTGGGCATGTAAACCAGTCAGCTCCGTCACCGGATCCTGTTTCAACCAACACGTTACCACTTCCTCTTCTGTGCTCACATTTCCTGCTAGTTTCCTAAAACTACATGACCAATTTCGATTCACACTCACCATCAGCAGTGGAGAGCATTCAGCTTCAACAGAGACCTTCCTCACAGTTACATCAAATGTAATTAG TGCCTTGTGTGAAGACCGTGATGTTTCCCGACAAAACATCCAGTACACCTGGAGCCTGTACTTGGTCAATGCTTTGTCCAAACCTGTCACAGAAG tCCCATTTTGTTACACAGTGGATCTCAGTGCTCCTTCCACCATCAGTGAGGGTCCTGCTACCTCTCCTCAGACTCCTGGGACTTCCACCCTGCATCCACCTGCTGCAGATGCTTCACACTACACTCATACTGTCCCCCTGAGTGAGAATGCTTCTGAAACTGCAGCCAAAAAGCAAAATCCGAATGTGACTGACAGCGAGACATCATTAAAGAAGAACAGAAACATGTTACACATCACCG GTTTGACAGACCCTGAGCCACTCCTCAGCTCTTCTCCAGTCAACATAAGAACAGCAGAGTCAG GAGAGCCCATTCATCATCCTCTGGGAGAGTTTCTAGAGCCTCTGTACTCCTCCACTGAATACTTGCCCTTGACAATGGTAGCGGCCAGAATGATGTTATCAGCAAATTCCCTATTGACTCAGACTCCTCTACTGACTGGGAGTTTTCTTTTCCTGTCCCAGAGAGTGGTGATGTGGGAGATGGACTGGGTGAGAAAAAACATATCTGAAACTTTGGCTGTCACAGCCGCAgtcaatcaaaatcaaattgAAACTGAATCTGGTCTT TCTGCTCTTATAGATTCAGATTATGATGTTCCCTTCCTGAGCACAGAGGAGGGAGACCCAGGAATCTCAGCAGGAAGACCCAcag GTGTGGATGATGACACCTTCAGTCCAGAAGATGACTCAGTGTTTGATCCAGCATCACATGTCGATGAGGGGAGTAATCTGGTGGATTCCAGGCCATCTATGGTGATCCAGGAGCCAACCTTGCTTGATTTACCTCGAGGCCCAGTAGACAGAGCGCTGTTTGAGTCCTACACTTACACAG GAATTTCCTCCCCTTTGTTCAGCTTCAGACCGTTCAGTCCGAGACCGGGGAGCAGATACATGTTGGGGGTTACTGCCA AGTCTCAAAGTAGTTTTCTGGGCCGGACTCAGATATTCTTAAAAACCAACCCTGCACCAAAAGGAATGACGTGCCAGGTGCAACCGATCAAAGGGTCGGAGTTATACACACACTTCAGCATCTTCTGCACCTCGGGGAAAGAG GACTTACTGTATGAGTACAGCTTCAGTGTCGGAAACAGACCTCCCAGGATATTGTATCAGGGGAGAGACTTCCAGTACTACTTCAGCCTTCCTTCTGGAGACCGCAGCGACGACAATAAAG TAACTATTTACACAAAGATCAGAAGCAGCACATATGGAACAGCCACTAAACCCTGTCCTGTCACCGTCCAAGTCCAGCCAAGCTTCCTCAGAGACTCCTCTTCCCATCATGATCCTTATCTGGAGCT ttcagAGTCAGGTCTGAGGAACCTGTCAGCTCTGGTGCAGCTTGGGAACAGTGTGGAGATCCGTAACTACATTAGTCTCCTTTCCAGCATCCTGAACAGACTCAGCATGGACACCAAGgccaacacacacgcacagagacGCATATGCAATATACTCATTTGCACAGTGTGTGAACTCGAGAGCAGCGAAcag GTATCAATGGTGGACAGCATCCACATTCTCAACAACCTTTTACAAGTCACAAGTCAG GTAACATTAGCCAGTGCCAGACGGGTGAGAGCTCACATTCAGGCCATCTCAGAGCAGTTTTCTGAGTCCAGTGTTCCTGTCTGGTACCATCTGGACCAGAAGACACTGAACAGCCTGGTCACCCTGCTCTCATACAGCCTGCAGGCTGCTGTCACCGGTTATGACTTCACAACCAACAGTGCTGACATTACACAAGAAATGGAATCAGACTCATTTGCTGGTGAAAACACAAGAAATGCTATAGCTGATCGAAATGGCTGCATATCACACTCGTCCAGtggtgtttttattaaaacatctaTTTCAACAAAGCCGGCAATGCGGCTTGTAGATGATATTCTGCAGACTGCTTCAGATcttgtgagaaaaaacaaacatgtttcctCACACTCACTTACTTTTTTTGCACTTCCATTTACTTATCATAAAAATCCTACATCCAATGCtcatttaat AATGT CTCCAGGTGTTTGTTACTTGGCCCTGCTGAATGCTGACTTTGCGAAGCCACCCAGACACAGTCACCTGAGCAGCCAGGTCAACTACAGTCTCACAGCAGACAGCAACCTGTGTTTGTCCTGGAATGGCCACCAGGGGGCCTGGACACACATTGGCTGCAGAACACAGCAGGCAGACACAAATACTACAGTCAACTGCAG TTGTCACCAGTTGAGGCTGTTGACTGTGGTGCAGCAGCAGATCCAGAGCAGCCATGACACAGTCGATCTGGACCCATTCCTAAG CACATGGTCCTGTAcgacacaaacatcattctgtgTGACAGTGCTCTGTGTGCTGGtgctgtgtgtttgcctgtACGTCCCGGGGTTGGTGGTGTGTAGGAGAGCTGACGTCATCTCCGAGGAGAATCAGAGAGTCCACTACCTTACTGACAACTCTCTATGTGACCCATACCTCTATGCTGTGACCATCCACACTGGTCTCTACTCTGCAGCCAGTATGAGTGCAAAG CTCCAGACTGTGTTGGATCACCACGTATCTCAGCTCCTCCAGTTCAGCCCAGATATCAGGGGTGATGTTAGTCTGATCACTGGTTGCTTTAACACCCAGGATCTCAGACTGAACATCTGTCTGAGTGATATCACTCTCTGTCCCCCCTCCACTCACACCCTGAGCCCTCGTCCAggacagacagagcagcaacGCCAGAAAAACTGCAGCACTCCTCATTGTGAAATATCACCTCTTTAG
- the LOC121888017 gene encoding heavy metal-binding protein HIP-like isoform X2: protein MRSAAAFLALLLCLYWTRAQGESGGVTENDITQTEVQSEILDVKATSDQTNITPDIWAELEELRDMVIQHSVELRKMEKLEQENTAIQARLTASEIKNAVLEARLNTAENVVEELKRENTVLEARMSSNELQVEELKRENAEQPKVAFSVGLTDAGYVGPFNTEITLKFSKIFTNIGQAYSPTTGVFTAPVRGTYYFRFTGFETRSSNWMGIYLYHNDKRITISDDINDSHGYVSVSNGFVLQLEKGDVIYLVLPSGYLVYDSANNRTTFSGFLLFAM, encoded by the exons ATGAGGAGTGCTGCAGCTTTTCTGGCgttgctgctctgtctgtacTGGACGAGGGCTCAGGGTGAGAGTGGAGGGGTGACAGAGAATGATATCACTCAGACAGAGGTTCAGTCTGAGATCCTGGATGTTAAAGCAACCAGTGATCAGACTAACATCACCCCTGATATCTGGGCTgagctggaggagctgagagacatGGTGATCCAACACAGTGTGGAACTGAGGAAGAtggagaagctggagcaagAGAATACAG CCATACAGGCCAGACTGACAGCCAGTGAAATCAAGAATGCAG TTTTGGAGGCCAGATTGAACACTGCTGAAAACgtggtggaggagctcaagagGGAGAACACCG tgttgGAGGCCAGAATGAGCTCCAATGAGCTCcaggtggaggagctcaagagagagaatgcag aacaACCAAAGGTGGCGTTTTCTGTCGGCCTTACTGACGCAGGATATGTTGGACCCTTCAATACTGAAATCACACTTAAGTTCAGTAAAATTTTCACCAACATCGGCCAGGCTTATAGCCCAACTACAG GTGTCTTTACAGCCCCAGTCAGAGGAACCTACTACTTCAGATTCACTGGGTTTGAAACACGGTCTTCAAATTGGATGGGTATTTACCTGTATCACAATGACAAGAGAATTACTATCTCTGATGATATAAATGATAGCCATGGTTATGTCAGTGTGTCTAATGGATTTGTTCTTCAACTGGAAAAGGGAGATGTGATCTACCTGGTTCTCCCCTCAGGCTACCTTGTTTATGATAGTGCCAATAATCGTACCACTTTTAGTGGATTCCTACTTTTTGCTATGTGA
- the LOC121888017 gene encoding heavy metal-binding protein HIP-like isoform X1 translates to MRSAAAFLALLLCLYWTRAQGESGGVTENDITQTEVQSEILDVKATSDQTNITPDIWAELEELRDMVIQHSVELRKMEKLEQENTAIQARLTASEIKNAVLEARLNTAENVVEELKRENTVLEARMNNCEKVVEELKRENSDLKTRLNTAENVVEELKRENTVLEARMSSNELQVEELKRENAEQPKVAFSVGLTDAGYVGPFNTEITLKFSKIFTNIGQAYSPTTGVFTAPVRGTYYFRFTGFETRSSNWMGIYLYHNDKRITISDDINDSHGYVSVSNGFVLQLEKGDVIYLVLPSGYLVYDSANNRTTFSGFLLFAM, encoded by the exons ATGAGGAGTGCTGCAGCTTTTCTGGCgttgctgctctgtctgtacTGGACGAGGGCTCAGGGTGAGAGTGGAGGGGTGACAGAGAATGATATCACTCAGACAGAGGTTCAGTCTGAGATCCTGGATGTTAAAGCAACCAGTGATCAGACTAACATCACCCCTGATATCTGGGCTgagctggaggagctgagagacatGGTGATCCAACACAGTGTGGAACTGAGGAAGAtggagaagctggagcaagAGAATACAG CCATACAGGCCAGACTGACAGCCAGTGAAATCAAGAATGCAG TTTTGGAGGCCAGATTGAACACTGCTGAAAACgtggtggaggagctcaagagGGAGAACACCG tgttgGAGGCCAGAATGAACAACTGTGAAAAagtggtggaggagctcaagagGGAGAACtccg atttgaAGACCCGATTGAACACTGCTGAAAACgtggtggaggagctcaagagGGAGAACACCG tgttgGAGGCCAGAATGAGCTCCAATGAGCTCcaggtggaggagctcaagagagagaatgcag aacaACCAAAGGTGGCGTTTTCTGTCGGCCTTACTGACGCAGGATATGTTGGACCCTTCAATACTGAAATCACACTTAAGTTCAGTAAAATTTTCACCAACATCGGCCAGGCTTATAGCCCAACTACAG GTGTCTTTACAGCCCCAGTCAGAGGAACCTACTACTTCAGATTCACTGGGTTTGAAACACGGTCTTCAAATTGGATGGGTATTTACCTGTATCACAATGACAAGAGAATTACTATCTCTGATGATATAAATGATAGCCATGGTTATGTCAGTGTGTCTAATGGATTTGTTCTTCAACTGGAAAAGGGAGATGTGATCTACCTGGTTCTCCCCTCAGGCTACCTTGTTTATGATAGTGCCAATAATCGTACCACTTTTAGTGGATTCCTACTTTTTGCTATGTGA